The sequence below is a genomic window from Streptomyces sp. NBC_00582.
CCAGATGGGCACGTTCAGGAACTGGTGCAGCCCGATCACCAGCAGCGCCCGGTTCGCGACCCCGAACACCCCCGCGCCCCACGAACCCAGCCCGTCCAGCCAGTCGCTGAAGCTCTCCAGCCCGTCACCGATCGGCGGCCACACCCACAGACACAGCGCCGCGAACGCGATGGCCACGAACGACATGATGATCGGCACCAGCCGCCGGCCGTTGAAGAACCCCAGCCAGTCCACCAGCTTCGTCCGGTGGTACCGCTGCCAGAAGAACGCCGACAGCAGCCCCATCACGATCCCGCCGAACACCCCCGGATTCTCGTACGTGAACGCCACCACGGTCTGGTCCACGGTCGCCTGGCAGCCGATGTTCGCAATCGCCTTCGACCCGCTCGGACAGTCCTCCGGGAACTGCCGCAGCACGTTGTAGTAGACGAGGAACCCCGCCACCGCCGCCAGCGCCGTCGACCCGTCCGCCTTCCGCGCCATCCCGATGGCCACCCCCACACAGAACAGCAGCGGCAGCCCCAGCTCCGGGTTGAGCAGGGCCCCGCCCGCCCCCGCCATCACCTTCGAGACGTCCGTCCACCCGAGCCCGTCCGCCCCGAACACATCAGGCTGCCCCAGCCGGTTGAGGATGCCCGCCGCCGGCAGCACCGCGATCGGCAACTGCAGACTGCGCCCCATCTTCTGCAGCCCCTGGAACACGCGCTGCCGTCGTTCCCGGGCGACGCTCACCTCATTGTCGGAACTCATGGGTTGGCGACCGCCTGTCATGTGGTGTAGACCAGTTACCGACGATTGGGTTGCTGTGACGTCATCCTTCGGTACGCACGACACAATCGCTCGCGAAGCTGGGCCAACTGTGCGTGAGGAGACCGACATGGCCACCAAGGCAGAGAAGATCGTCGCCGGACTCGGCGGCATCGACAACATCGAGGAGATCGAGGGCTGCATCACCCGTCTCCGCACCGAGGTCTCGGACGCCTCACTGGTCGACGACGCCGCCCTCAAGGCCGCCGGCGCCCACGGCGTCGTCAAGATGGGCACCGCCATCCAGGTCGTCA
It includes:
- a CDS encoding PTS transporter subunit EIIC → MSSDNEVSVARERRQRVFQGLQKMGRSLQLPIAVLPAAGILNRLGQPDVFGADGLGWTDVSKVMAGAGGALLNPELGLPLLFCVGVAIGMARKADGSTALAAVAGFLVYYNVLRQFPEDCPSGSKAIANIGCQATVDQTVVAFTYENPGVFGGIVMGLLSAFFWQRYHRTKLVDWLGFFNGRRLVPIIMSFVAIAFAALCLWVWPPIGDGLESFSDWLDGLGSWGAGVFGVANRALLVIGLHQFLNVPIWFQFGSYTKPDGTVVHGDINMFLAGDPDAGQFTSGFFPIMMFALPAAALAITHTARPERRKEVGGLMLSVALTSFVTGITEPIEYSFLFVAPLLYAVHALLTGASMAVTWGLGVHDGFSFSAGLIDYVINWNLATRPWAIIPIGLCFAALYYGVFRFAITRFDLKTPGREREEEHEDVTKA
- a CDS encoding glucose PTS transporter subunit EIIB, with the protein product MATKAEKIVAGLGGIDNIEEIEGCITRLRTEVSDASLVDDAALKAAGAHGVVKMGTAIQVVIGTDADPIAAEIEDMM